A genome region from Populus alba chromosome 3, ASM523922v2, whole genome shotgun sequence includes the following:
- the LOC118054541 gene encoding uncharacterized protein isoform X3 yields the protein MEDMNSDQVFEIPDTPERAAARSINGAQFRKESISSVPGRLRKSGFVDEKSFNPPRTSRGRILSENGLNRRLHLHPQKSPINVDEYDSPSNSALDSQPRQNAPLFRRPAIVNNSRPENRHSKGAQYMEKSKAGRATNSSKKPFCMEGDDLFDLTEMSEPDRLLDIVFPHSASKDLQAKETREGQLSSNGGSSVQLAPLPSRISGSTSKGKEKIDVNTCNGSGSASNIVKEIDRASGHQHKTEKQLPACHLSVTSPIVGGKKRLVRNGCISPHNIATRAQKLAESSQDGSPVDERNHARNKLSDGPPNTDLREIVAEDNDCYRAKGKKAIVHPSASKEHDANMTRSSATNNEASCESRDGRRDALFGGWRSTHKRSKTQDQPLSYMEQGILGRDDHARCSTNEQHDGRLVERDSISGGKLHHVGNLVAAHGLTSRKQGSRSNEDSDVTARQVEADEMLARELQERLYHEEPIFGGGEIDENIAWVLQQEEDALPATSGHNHPVPHLRNSSVAHSSRQRLPRSSQNPSNRRGNQAQVTTTRASGLRSRLSNRTPVRISRERNPFPAVFPGGLNFQFPSGMDLEMRLNILENLEASMTATRMLHVQRDFNENDYEMLLALDENNSQHGASANQINCLPESVVQTDNFGETCAVCLEAPTIGEKIRHLPCLHKFHKDCIDPWLSRKTSCPICKSSITS from the exons ATGGAAGATATGAATTCTGATCAGGTATTTGAAATACCTGACACTCCTGAGAGAGCTGCTGCAAGGAGTATAAATGGTGCACAATTCAGAAAAGAAAGTATTTCGTCAGTTCCTGGTCGTCTAAGAAAGTCTGGCTTTGTGGATGAAAAGAGTTTTAATCCGCCGCGGACAAGCAGGGGTAGGATTCTTAGTGAAAATGGGCTCAATAGAAGACTTCATTTGCATCCTCAAAAGAGTCCCATTAATGTTGATGAATATGATTCTCCAAGTAATTCTGCTTTGGATTCTCAACCCCGCCAGAATGCGCCTTTATTTAGAAGGCCGGCAATAGTTAATAACTCCAGGCCTGAGAATAGGCATTCTAAAGGAGCACAGTATATGGAAAAATCAAAAGCTGGCCGTGCTACAAATTCCTCTAAAAAACCATTTTGCATGGAAGGTGATGATCTTTTTGATTTAACTGAGATGAGTGAGCCTGACAGATTACTCGACATTGTTTTTCCTCACAGTGCATCAAAAGATCTCCAAGCTAAAGAGACAAGAGAAGGTCAATTATCATCTAATGGTGGCTCTTCTGTACAGCTGGCTCCTCTTCCTTCAAGAATATCTGGCAGCACCTCtaagggaaaggaaaaaatagaTGTGAATACATGTAATGGTTCTGGTTCAGCTTCAAATATTGTGAAAGAGATTGATCGTGCTAGTGGTCATCAACACAAAACCGAAAAGCAGCTTCCTGCTTGTCATCTATCTGTTACCTCACCAATAGTTGGTGGGAAAAAGAGATTAGTGCGAAATGGATGTATTTCTCCACATAATATAGCCACTAGAGCCCAAAAATTAGCTGAAAGTTCCCAGGATGGCTCCCCAGTTGACGAAAGAAATCATGCCAGGAACAAGTTGTCTGATGGTCCACCTAACACAGATCTTAGGGAAATAGTTGCTGAAGACAATGATTGTTATAGAGCTAAAGGAAAAAAGGCAATAGTCCATCCTTCTGCATCAAAGGAGCATGATGCCAACATGACCAG AAGTTCTGCGACTAATAATGAAGCATCCTGTGAATCCAGGGATGGCCGTAGAGATGCATTATTTGGTGGCTGGAGAAGTACACACAAAAGATCGAAGACACAAGATCAGCCACTGTCTTATATGGAACAGGGTATTTTGGGAAGAGATGATCATGCCAGATGCTCTACAAATGAACAACATGATGGCAGATTAGTGGAAAGAGATAGTATCAGTGGTGGAAAACTACATCATGTTGGGAATCTAGTTGCTGCGCATGGATTAACTTCAAGAAAACAAG GTTCCAGAAGTAATGAGGACTCAGATGTTACGGCAAGGCAAGTGGAAGCTGATGAGATGTTGGCTCGGGAACTGCAAGAACGATTATATCATGAGGAACCAATATTTGGAGGTGGCGAG ATTGATGAAAATATAGCATGGGTCCTGCAGCAGGAGGAAGATGCACTCCCTGCTACATCTGGTCACAATCATCCTGTTCCACATCTT AGAAACTCATCTGTAGCACATTCATCAAGACAGCGCTTGCCTCGGTCCTCTCAGAACCCTTCAAATAGGAGAGGAAACCAGGCTCAAGTTACTACTACCCGAGCATCGGGCTTGAGGAGTCGCTTGTCCAACCGGACTCCTGTAAGAATATCAAGAGAGAGGAACCCCTTTCCTGCAGTATTCCCTGGAGGGTTGAATTTCCAATTTCCTTCGGGAATGGATTTAGAGATG AGACTTAATATATTGGAAAATTTAGAGGCTTCAATGACAGCTACTCGCATGCTTCATGTTCAGCGTGATTTTAATGA GAATGATTATGAAATGTTGTTGGCCCTTGATGAGAACAATTCTCAACATGGTGCATCTGCCAATCAAATTAACTGCTTGCCAGAGTCTGTGGTACAG ACTGATAACTTTGGAGAGACCTGTGCTGTCTGCCTTGAAGCCCCAACTATTGGAGAAAAAATACGTCATCTCCCTTGTTTACACAAATTTCACAAAGAT TGTATTGATCCTTGGCTCAGCAGAAAAACATCATGCCCGATTTGCAAATCATCTATAACTTCTTGA
- the LOC118054541 gene encoding uncharacterized protein isoform X1, whose translation MEDMNSDQVFEIPDTPERAAARSINGAQFRKESISSVPGRLRKSGFVDEKSFNPPRTSRGRILSENGLNRRLHLHPQKSPINVDEYDSPSNSALDSQPRQNAPLFRRPAIVNNSRPENRHSKGAQYMEKSKAGRATNSSKKPFCMEGDDLFDLTEMSEPDRLLDIVFPHSASKDLQAKETREGQLSSNGGSSVQLAPLPSRISGSTSKGKEKIDVNTCNGSGSASNIVKEIDRASGHQHKTEKQLPACHLSVTSPIVGGKKRLVRNGCISPHNIATRAQKLAESSQDGSPVDERNHARNKLSDGPPNTDLREIVAEDNDCYRAKGKKAIVHPSASKEHDANMTRSSATNNEASCESRDGRRDALFGGWRSTHKRSKTQDQPLSYMEQGILGRDDHARCSTNEQHDGRLVERDSISGGKLHHVGNLVAAHGLTSRKQGECSTMVPDDTEVLFLGSSRESSSSRSSRVHNHQHDGNLEPIYEIDELLTEVRNNDRQLIGSRSNEDSDVTARQVEADEMLARELQERLYHEEPIFGGGEIDENIAWVLQQEEDALPATSGHNHPVPHLRNSSVAHSSRQRLPRSSQNPSNRRGNQAQVTTTRASGLRSRLSNRTPVRISRERNPFPAVFPGGLNFQFPSGMDLEMRLNILENLEASMTATRMLHVQRDFNENDYEMLLALDENNSQHGASANQINCLPESVVQTDNFGETCAVCLEAPTIGEKIRHLPCLHKFHKDCIDPWLSRKTSCPICKSSITS comes from the exons ATGGAAGATATGAATTCTGATCAGGTATTTGAAATACCTGACACTCCTGAGAGAGCTGCTGCAAGGAGTATAAATGGTGCACAATTCAGAAAAGAAAGTATTTCGTCAGTTCCTGGTCGTCTAAGAAAGTCTGGCTTTGTGGATGAAAAGAGTTTTAATCCGCCGCGGACAAGCAGGGGTAGGATTCTTAGTGAAAATGGGCTCAATAGAAGACTTCATTTGCATCCTCAAAAGAGTCCCATTAATGTTGATGAATATGATTCTCCAAGTAATTCTGCTTTGGATTCTCAACCCCGCCAGAATGCGCCTTTATTTAGAAGGCCGGCAATAGTTAATAACTCCAGGCCTGAGAATAGGCATTCTAAAGGAGCACAGTATATGGAAAAATCAAAAGCTGGCCGTGCTACAAATTCCTCTAAAAAACCATTTTGCATGGAAGGTGATGATCTTTTTGATTTAACTGAGATGAGTGAGCCTGACAGATTACTCGACATTGTTTTTCCTCACAGTGCATCAAAAGATCTCCAAGCTAAAGAGACAAGAGAAGGTCAATTATCATCTAATGGTGGCTCTTCTGTACAGCTGGCTCCTCTTCCTTCAAGAATATCTGGCAGCACCTCtaagggaaaggaaaaaatagaTGTGAATACATGTAATGGTTCTGGTTCAGCTTCAAATATTGTGAAAGAGATTGATCGTGCTAGTGGTCATCAACACAAAACCGAAAAGCAGCTTCCTGCTTGTCATCTATCTGTTACCTCACCAATAGTTGGTGGGAAAAAGAGATTAGTGCGAAATGGATGTATTTCTCCACATAATATAGCCACTAGAGCCCAAAAATTAGCTGAAAGTTCCCAGGATGGCTCCCCAGTTGACGAAAGAAATCATGCCAGGAACAAGTTGTCTGATGGTCCACCTAACACAGATCTTAGGGAAATAGTTGCTGAAGACAATGATTGTTATAGAGCTAAAGGAAAAAAGGCAATAGTCCATCCTTCTGCATCAAAGGAGCATGATGCCAACATGACCAG AAGTTCTGCGACTAATAATGAAGCATCCTGTGAATCCAGGGATGGCCGTAGAGATGCATTATTTGGTGGCTGGAGAAGTACACACAAAAGATCGAAGACACAAGATCAGCCACTGTCTTATATGGAACAGGGTATTTTGGGAAGAGATGATCATGCCAGATGCTCTACAAATGAACAACATGATGGCAGATTAGTGGAAAGAGATAGTATCAGTGGTGGAAAACTACATCATGTTGGGAATCTAGTTGCTGCGCATGGATTAACTTCAAGAAAACAAGGTGAATGCTCTACAATGGTTCCTGATGACACAGAAGTTTTGTTTCTTGGTTCATCTCGGGAATCATCTAGCTCAAGGTCATCTAGAGTCCACAATCATCAACATGATGGCAATCTAGAAccaatttatgaaattgatgaGTTGTTGACTGAAGTGAGAAACAATGATCGTCAATTAATAGGTTCCAGAAGTAATGAGGACTCAGATGTTACGGCAAGGCAAGTGGAAGCTGATGAGATGTTGGCTCGGGAACTGCAAGAACGATTATATCATGAGGAACCAATATTTGGAGGTGGCGAG ATTGATGAAAATATAGCATGGGTCCTGCAGCAGGAGGAAGATGCACTCCCTGCTACATCTGGTCACAATCATCCTGTTCCACATCTT AGAAACTCATCTGTAGCACATTCATCAAGACAGCGCTTGCCTCGGTCCTCTCAGAACCCTTCAAATAGGAGAGGAAACCAGGCTCAAGTTACTACTACCCGAGCATCGGGCTTGAGGAGTCGCTTGTCCAACCGGACTCCTGTAAGAATATCAAGAGAGAGGAACCCCTTTCCTGCAGTATTCCCTGGAGGGTTGAATTTCCAATTTCCTTCGGGAATGGATTTAGAGATG AGACTTAATATATTGGAAAATTTAGAGGCTTCAATGACAGCTACTCGCATGCTTCATGTTCAGCGTGATTTTAATGA GAATGATTATGAAATGTTGTTGGCCCTTGATGAGAACAATTCTCAACATGGTGCATCTGCCAATCAAATTAACTGCTTGCCAGAGTCTGTGGTACAG ACTGATAACTTTGGAGAGACCTGTGCTGTCTGCCTTGAAGCCCCAACTATTGGAGAAAAAATACGTCATCTCCCTTGTTTACACAAATTTCACAAAGAT TGTATTGATCCTTGGCTCAGCAGAAAAACATCATGCCCGATTTGCAAATCATCTATAACTTCTTGA
- the LOC118054541 gene encoding uncharacterized protein isoform X2 — MEDMNSDQVFEIPDTPERAAARSINGAQFRKESISSVPGRLRKSGFVDEKSFNPPRTSRGRILSENGLNRRLHLHPQKSPINVDEYDSPSNSALDSQPRQNAPLFRRPAIVNNSRPENRHSKGAQYMEKSKAGRATNSSKKPFCMEGDDLFDLTEMSEPDRLLDIVFPHSASKDLQAKETREGQLSSNGGSSVQLAPLPSRISGSTSKGKEKIDVNTCNGSGSASNIVKEIDRASGHQHKTEKQLPACHLSVTSPIVGGKKRLVRNGCISPHNIATRAQKLAESSQDGSPVDERNHARNKLSDGPPNTDLREIVAEDNDCYRAKGKKAIVHPSASKEHDANMTRDGRRDALFGGWRSTHKRSKTQDQPLSYMEQGILGRDDHARCSTNEQHDGRLVERDSISGGKLHHVGNLVAAHGLTSRKQGECSTMVPDDTEVLFLGSSRESSSSRSSRVHNHQHDGNLEPIYEIDELLTEVRNNDRQLIGSRSNEDSDVTARQVEADEMLARELQERLYHEEPIFGGGEIDENIAWVLQQEEDALPATSGHNHPVPHLRNSSVAHSSRQRLPRSSQNPSNRRGNQAQVTTTRASGLRSRLSNRTPVRISRERNPFPAVFPGGLNFQFPSGMDLEMRLNILENLEASMTATRMLHVQRDFNENDYEMLLALDENNSQHGASANQINCLPESVVQTDNFGETCAVCLEAPTIGEKIRHLPCLHKFHKDCIDPWLSRKTSCPICKSSITS; from the exons ATGGAAGATATGAATTCTGATCAGGTATTTGAAATACCTGACACTCCTGAGAGAGCTGCTGCAAGGAGTATAAATGGTGCACAATTCAGAAAAGAAAGTATTTCGTCAGTTCCTGGTCGTCTAAGAAAGTCTGGCTTTGTGGATGAAAAGAGTTTTAATCCGCCGCGGACAAGCAGGGGTAGGATTCTTAGTGAAAATGGGCTCAATAGAAGACTTCATTTGCATCCTCAAAAGAGTCCCATTAATGTTGATGAATATGATTCTCCAAGTAATTCTGCTTTGGATTCTCAACCCCGCCAGAATGCGCCTTTATTTAGAAGGCCGGCAATAGTTAATAACTCCAGGCCTGAGAATAGGCATTCTAAAGGAGCACAGTATATGGAAAAATCAAAAGCTGGCCGTGCTACAAATTCCTCTAAAAAACCATTTTGCATGGAAGGTGATGATCTTTTTGATTTAACTGAGATGAGTGAGCCTGACAGATTACTCGACATTGTTTTTCCTCACAGTGCATCAAAAGATCTCCAAGCTAAAGAGACAAGAGAAGGTCAATTATCATCTAATGGTGGCTCTTCTGTACAGCTGGCTCCTCTTCCTTCAAGAATATCTGGCAGCACCTCtaagggaaaggaaaaaatagaTGTGAATACATGTAATGGTTCTGGTTCAGCTTCAAATATTGTGAAAGAGATTGATCGTGCTAGTGGTCATCAACACAAAACCGAAAAGCAGCTTCCTGCTTGTCATCTATCTGTTACCTCACCAATAGTTGGTGGGAAAAAGAGATTAGTGCGAAATGGATGTATTTCTCCACATAATATAGCCACTAGAGCCCAAAAATTAGCTGAAAGTTCCCAGGATGGCTCCCCAGTTGACGAAAGAAATCATGCCAGGAACAAGTTGTCTGATGGTCCACCTAACACAGATCTTAGGGAAATAGTTGCTGAAGACAATGATTGTTATAGAGCTAAAGGAAAAAAGGCAATAGTCCATCCTTCTGCATCAAAGGAGCATGATGCCAACATGACCAG GGATGGCCGTAGAGATGCATTATTTGGTGGCTGGAGAAGTACACACAAAAGATCGAAGACACAAGATCAGCCACTGTCTTATATGGAACAGGGTATTTTGGGAAGAGATGATCATGCCAGATGCTCTACAAATGAACAACATGATGGCAGATTAGTGGAAAGAGATAGTATCAGTGGTGGAAAACTACATCATGTTGGGAATCTAGTTGCTGCGCATGGATTAACTTCAAGAAAACAAGGTGAATGCTCTACAATGGTTCCTGATGACACAGAAGTTTTGTTTCTTGGTTCATCTCGGGAATCATCTAGCTCAAGGTCATCTAGAGTCCACAATCATCAACATGATGGCAATCTAGAAccaatttatgaaattgatgaGTTGTTGACTGAAGTGAGAAACAATGATCGTCAATTAATAGGTTCCAGAAGTAATGAGGACTCAGATGTTACGGCAAGGCAAGTGGAAGCTGATGAGATGTTGGCTCGGGAACTGCAAGAACGATTATATCATGAGGAACCAATATTTGGAGGTGGCGAG ATTGATGAAAATATAGCATGGGTCCTGCAGCAGGAGGAAGATGCACTCCCTGCTACATCTGGTCACAATCATCCTGTTCCACATCTT AGAAACTCATCTGTAGCACATTCATCAAGACAGCGCTTGCCTCGGTCCTCTCAGAACCCTTCAAATAGGAGAGGAAACCAGGCTCAAGTTACTACTACCCGAGCATCGGGCTTGAGGAGTCGCTTGTCCAACCGGACTCCTGTAAGAATATCAAGAGAGAGGAACCCCTTTCCTGCAGTATTCCCTGGAGGGTTGAATTTCCAATTTCCTTCGGGAATGGATTTAGAGATG AGACTTAATATATTGGAAAATTTAGAGGCTTCAATGACAGCTACTCGCATGCTTCATGTTCAGCGTGATTTTAATGA GAATGATTATGAAATGTTGTTGGCCCTTGATGAGAACAATTCTCAACATGGTGCATCTGCCAATCAAATTAACTGCTTGCCAGAGTCTGTGGTACAG ACTGATAACTTTGGAGAGACCTGTGCTGTCTGCCTTGAAGCCCCAACTATTGGAGAAAAAATACGTCATCTCCCTTGTTTACACAAATTTCACAAAGAT TGTATTGATCCTTGGCTCAGCAGAAAAACATCATGCCCGATTTGCAAATCATCTATAACTTCTTGA
- the LOC118054541 gene encoding uncharacterized protein isoform X4: protein MEDMNSDQVFEIPDTPERAAARSINGAQFRKESISSVPGRLRKSGFVDEKSFNPPRTSRGRILSENGLNRRLHLHPQKSPINVDEYDSPSNSALDSQPRQNAPLFRRPAIVNNSRPENRHSKGAQYMEKSKAGRATNSSKKPFCMEGDDLFDLTEMSEPDRLLDIVFPHSASKDLQAKETREGQLSSNGGSSVQLAPLPSRISGSTSKGKEKIDVNTCNGSGSASNIVKEIDRASGHQHKTEKQLPACHLSVTSPIVGGKKRLVRNGCISPHNIATRAQKLAESSQDGSPVDERNHARNKLSDGPPNTDLREIVAEDNDCYRAKGKKAIVHPSASKEHDANMTRSSATNNEASCESRDGRRDALFGGWRSTHKRSKTQDQPLSYMEQGILGRDDHARCSTNEQHDGRLVERDSISGGKLHHVGNLVAAHGLTSRKQGECSTMVPDDTEVLFLGSSRESSSSRSSRVHNHQHDGNLEPIYEIDELLTEVRNNDRQLIGSRSNEDSDVTARQVEADEMLARELQERLYHEEPIFGGGEIDENIAWVLQQEEDALPATSGHNHPVPHLRNSSVAHSSRQRLPRSSQNPSNRRGNQAQVTTTRASGLRSRLSNRTPVRISRERNPFPAVFPGGLNFQFPSGMDLEMSLCLRMGLRVMAAP from the exons ATGGAAGATATGAATTCTGATCAGGTATTTGAAATACCTGACACTCCTGAGAGAGCTGCTGCAAGGAGTATAAATGGTGCACAATTCAGAAAAGAAAGTATTTCGTCAGTTCCTGGTCGTCTAAGAAAGTCTGGCTTTGTGGATGAAAAGAGTTTTAATCCGCCGCGGACAAGCAGGGGTAGGATTCTTAGTGAAAATGGGCTCAATAGAAGACTTCATTTGCATCCTCAAAAGAGTCCCATTAATGTTGATGAATATGATTCTCCAAGTAATTCTGCTTTGGATTCTCAACCCCGCCAGAATGCGCCTTTATTTAGAAGGCCGGCAATAGTTAATAACTCCAGGCCTGAGAATAGGCATTCTAAAGGAGCACAGTATATGGAAAAATCAAAAGCTGGCCGTGCTACAAATTCCTCTAAAAAACCATTTTGCATGGAAGGTGATGATCTTTTTGATTTAACTGAGATGAGTGAGCCTGACAGATTACTCGACATTGTTTTTCCTCACAGTGCATCAAAAGATCTCCAAGCTAAAGAGACAAGAGAAGGTCAATTATCATCTAATGGTGGCTCTTCTGTACAGCTGGCTCCTCTTCCTTCAAGAATATCTGGCAGCACCTCtaagggaaaggaaaaaatagaTGTGAATACATGTAATGGTTCTGGTTCAGCTTCAAATATTGTGAAAGAGATTGATCGTGCTAGTGGTCATCAACACAAAACCGAAAAGCAGCTTCCTGCTTGTCATCTATCTGTTACCTCACCAATAGTTGGTGGGAAAAAGAGATTAGTGCGAAATGGATGTATTTCTCCACATAATATAGCCACTAGAGCCCAAAAATTAGCTGAAAGTTCCCAGGATGGCTCCCCAGTTGACGAAAGAAATCATGCCAGGAACAAGTTGTCTGATGGTCCACCTAACACAGATCTTAGGGAAATAGTTGCTGAAGACAATGATTGTTATAGAGCTAAAGGAAAAAAGGCAATAGTCCATCCTTCTGCATCAAAGGAGCATGATGCCAACATGACCAG AAGTTCTGCGACTAATAATGAAGCATCCTGTGAATCCAGGGATGGCCGTAGAGATGCATTATTTGGTGGCTGGAGAAGTACACACAAAAGATCGAAGACACAAGATCAGCCACTGTCTTATATGGAACAGGGTATTTTGGGAAGAGATGATCATGCCAGATGCTCTACAAATGAACAACATGATGGCAGATTAGTGGAAAGAGATAGTATCAGTGGTGGAAAACTACATCATGTTGGGAATCTAGTTGCTGCGCATGGATTAACTTCAAGAAAACAAGGTGAATGCTCTACAATGGTTCCTGATGACACAGAAGTTTTGTTTCTTGGTTCATCTCGGGAATCATCTAGCTCAAGGTCATCTAGAGTCCACAATCATCAACATGATGGCAATCTAGAAccaatttatgaaattgatgaGTTGTTGACTGAAGTGAGAAACAATGATCGTCAATTAATAGGTTCCAGAAGTAATGAGGACTCAGATGTTACGGCAAGGCAAGTGGAAGCTGATGAGATGTTGGCTCGGGAACTGCAAGAACGATTATATCATGAGGAACCAATATTTGGAGGTGGCGAG ATTGATGAAAATATAGCATGGGTCCTGCAGCAGGAGGAAGATGCACTCCCTGCTACATCTGGTCACAATCATCCTGTTCCACATCTT AGAAACTCATCTGTAGCACATTCATCAAGACAGCGCTTGCCTCGGTCCTCTCAGAACCCTTCAAATAGGAGAGGAAACCAGGCTCAAGTTACTACTACCCGAGCATCGGGCTTGAGGAGTCGCTTGTCCAACCGGACTCCTGTAAGAATATCAAGAGAGAGGAACCCCTTTCCTGCAGTATTCCCTGGAGGGTTGAATTTCCAATTTCCTTCGGGAATGGATTTAGAGATG AGCCTCTGTCTGAGGATGGGTTTGAGAGTCATGGCTGCCCCATGA
- the LOC118054541 gene encoding uncharacterized protein isoform X5 — translation MEDMNSDQVFEIPDTPERAAARSINGAQFRKESISSVPGRLRKSGFVDEKSFNPPRTSRGRILSENGLNRRLHLHPQKSPINVDEYDSPSNSALDSQPRQNAPLFRRPAIVNNSRPENRHSKGAQYMEKSKAGRATNSSKKPFCMEGDDLFDLTEMSEPDRLLDIVFPHSASKDLQAKETREGQLSSNGGSSVQLAPLPSRISGSTSKGKEKIDVNTCNGSGSASNIVKEIDRASGHQHKTEKQLPACHLSVTSPIVGGKKRLVRNGCISPHNIATRAQKLAESSQDGSPVDERNHARNKLSDGPPNTDLREIVAEDNDCYRAKGKKAIVHPSASKEHDANMTRSSATNNEASCESRDGRRDALFGGWRSTHKRSKTQDQPLSYMEQGILGRDDHARCSTNEQHDGRLVERDSISGGKLHHVGNLVAAHGLTSRKQGECSTMVPDDTEVLFLGSSRESSSSRSSRVHNHQHDGNLEPIYEIDELLTEVRNNDRQLIGSRSNEDSDVTARQVEADEMLARELQERLYHEEPIFGGGEIDENIAWVLQQEEDALPATSGHNHPVPHLRNSSVAHSSRQRLPRSSQNPSNRRGNQAQVTTTRASGLRSRLSNRTPVRISRERNPFPAVFPGGLNFQFPSGMDLEMFFTLYATTDRASV, via the exons ATGGAAGATATGAATTCTGATCAGGTATTTGAAATACCTGACACTCCTGAGAGAGCTGCTGCAAGGAGTATAAATGGTGCACAATTCAGAAAAGAAAGTATTTCGTCAGTTCCTGGTCGTCTAAGAAAGTCTGGCTTTGTGGATGAAAAGAGTTTTAATCCGCCGCGGACAAGCAGGGGTAGGATTCTTAGTGAAAATGGGCTCAATAGAAGACTTCATTTGCATCCTCAAAAGAGTCCCATTAATGTTGATGAATATGATTCTCCAAGTAATTCTGCTTTGGATTCTCAACCCCGCCAGAATGCGCCTTTATTTAGAAGGCCGGCAATAGTTAATAACTCCAGGCCTGAGAATAGGCATTCTAAAGGAGCACAGTATATGGAAAAATCAAAAGCTGGCCGTGCTACAAATTCCTCTAAAAAACCATTTTGCATGGAAGGTGATGATCTTTTTGATTTAACTGAGATGAGTGAGCCTGACAGATTACTCGACATTGTTTTTCCTCACAGTGCATCAAAAGATCTCCAAGCTAAAGAGACAAGAGAAGGTCAATTATCATCTAATGGTGGCTCTTCTGTACAGCTGGCTCCTCTTCCTTCAAGAATATCTGGCAGCACCTCtaagggaaaggaaaaaatagaTGTGAATACATGTAATGGTTCTGGTTCAGCTTCAAATATTGTGAAAGAGATTGATCGTGCTAGTGGTCATCAACACAAAACCGAAAAGCAGCTTCCTGCTTGTCATCTATCTGTTACCTCACCAATAGTTGGTGGGAAAAAGAGATTAGTGCGAAATGGATGTATTTCTCCACATAATATAGCCACTAGAGCCCAAAAATTAGCTGAAAGTTCCCAGGATGGCTCCCCAGTTGACGAAAGAAATCATGCCAGGAACAAGTTGTCTGATGGTCCACCTAACACAGATCTTAGGGAAATAGTTGCTGAAGACAATGATTGTTATAGAGCTAAAGGAAAAAAGGCAATAGTCCATCCTTCTGCATCAAAGGAGCATGATGCCAACATGACCAG AAGTTCTGCGACTAATAATGAAGCATCCTGTGAATCCAGGGATGGCCGTAGAGATGCATTATTTGGTGGCTGGAGAAGTACACACAAAAGATCGAAGACACAAGATCAGCCACTGTCTTATATGGAACAGGGTATTTTGGGAAGAGATGATCATGCCAGATGCTCTACAAATGAACAACATGATGGCAGATTAGTGGAAAGAGATAGTATCAGTGGTGGAAAACTACATCATGTTGGGAATCTAGTTGCTGCGCATGGATTAACTTCAAGAAAACAAGGTGAATGCTCTACAATGGTTCCTGATGACACAGAAGTTTTGTTTCTTGGTTCATCTCGGGAATCATCTAGCTCAAGGTCATCTAGAGTCCACAATCATCAACATGATGGCAATCTAGAAccaatttatgaaattgatgaGTTGTTGACTGAAGTGAGAAACAATGATCGTCAATTAATAGGTTCCAGAAGTAATGAGGACTCAGATGTTACGGCAAGGCAAGTGGAAGCTGATGAGATGTTGGCTCGGGAACTGCAAGAACGATTATATCATGAGGAACCAATATTTGGAGGTGGCGAG ATTGATGAAAATATAGCATGGGTCCTGCAGCAGGAGGAAGATGCACTCCCTGCTACATCTGGTCACAATCATCCTGTTCCACATCTT AGAAACTCATCTGTAGCACATTCATCAAGACAGCGCTTGCCTCGGTCCTCTCAGAACCCTTCAAATAGGAGAGGAAACCAGGCTCAAGTTACTACTACCCGAGCATCGGGCTTGAGGAGTCGCTTGTCCAACCGGACTCCTGTAAGAATATCAAGAGAGAGGAACCCCTTTCCTGCAGTATTCCCTGGAGGGTTGAATTTCCAATTTCCTTCGGGAATGGATTTAGAGATG TTTTTTACTTTGTATGCCACTACTGACAGAGCCTCTGTCTGA